A genomic region of Brevibacillus sp. JNUCC-41 contains the following coding sequences:
- the lgt gene encoding prolipoprotein diacylglyceryl transferase, producing the protein MEQGIQPLNPIAIDLGPIQVHWYGLIIGFGVLLGLIIALRESERRGLDKEIFTDMILFAVPIAIISARIYYVIFQWEYYSQNPGDIIKIWNGGIAIHGALIGSVLTAIVFAKVKKVSFWKLADIAAPSLLLGQAIGRWGNFMNQEAHGGEITRSFLENMHLPEFIINQMYINGAYYHPTFLYESIWNIAGVIILLSLRKVNLRRGELFLTYVIWYSIGRFYIEGLRTDSLMLTESLRIAQVISIVLVVVAIALVVYRRVRGHANKRYLDA; encoded by the coding sequence ATGGAACAAGGAATACAGCCGCTGAATCCAATCGCGATAGATCTAGGCCCCATCCAGGTACATTGGTATGGACTGATCATCGGTTTCGGTGTGTTATTGGGTCTTATTATCGCTTTGAGGGAATCTGAGCGGAGAGGTCTTGATAAGGAAATATTTACGGATATGATTTTGTTTGCTGTCCCGATCGCGATCATTAGTGCCCGTATATATTATGTGATCTTCCAATGGGAGTACTATTCACAAAACCCGGGGGATATCATAAAAATATGGAATGGCGGAATTGCCATACATGGTGCTTTGATTGGATCGGTGCTGACTGCGATCGTCTTTGCCAAGGTCAAGAAAGTCTCATTCTGGAAGCTGGCCGATATTGCTGCACCGAGCTTATTGTTGGGGCAGGCGATTGGCCGTTGGGGTAATTTCATGAATCAGGAAGCGCATGGTGGAGAAATAACAAGGTCATTCCTGGAAAATATGCATTTGCCTGAATTCATCATCAATCAAATGTACATAAACGGTGCGTATTATCACCCGACCTTTTTGTATGAATCGATTTGGAATATCGCCGGTGTCATTATCCTCTTAAGTTTACGGAAAGTGAACTTGCGCAGGGGGGAACTATTTTTAACCTATGTAATATGGTATTCCATCGGCCGTTTTTACATTGAAGGATTGCGGACGGATAGTTTGATGCTGACGGAATCGCTGCGTATCGCACAAGTGATCTCGATTGTGTTGGTGGTTGTAGCCATTGCTTTAGTTGTCTATAGAAGGGTCCGCGGGCATGCAAACAAACGATATTTAGATGCATAG
- the hprK gene encoding HPr(Ser) kinase/phosphatase, which produces MAKVRTKDIVDAFGLELISGEEGINRPIVTSDLSRPGLEIAGFFDYYPADRVQLLGMTEMSFFNRLNEPERIQRMEELCRDFTPGIIITRGQEVPIELIEASERESVPVMRSNMKTTRLYSRLTNFLESRLAPTTAVHGVLVDIYGLGVLITGKSGVGKSETALELVKRGHRLVADDCVEIRQEDQDTLVGNAPDLIEHLLEIRGLGIINVMTLFGAGAVRSNKKISIVINLELWEKNKQYDRVGLDEEKMKIIDTEVTKITVPVRPGRNLAVIIEVAAMNYRLKRMGVNAAEQFSDRLNHAIADPEHDEF; this is translated from the coding sequence ATGGCAAAAGTCCGTACAAAGGATATAGTAGACGCGTTCGGTCTAGAACTTATCAGTGGGGAAGAAGGAATTAACCGACCAATAGTCACGAGTGATTTATCTCGTCCCGGACTTGAAATAGCCGGTTTTTTTGATTATTATCCCGCGGATCGAGTACAGCTTTTAGGTATGACGGAGATGTCCTTTTTTAATCGGTTGAATGAACCGGAGCGAATACAGAGGATGGAAGAGTTGTGCAGGGACTTTACTCCAGGCATCATCATTACGCGTGGTCAGGAAGTGCCGATAGAATTGATCGAAGCTTCTGAGCGGGAATCCGTTCCTGTGATGAGATCTAATATGAAGACAACAAGGTTATACAGCCGTCTGACTAATTTCCTTGAAAGCAGGTTGGCACCAACTACTGCTGTTCATGGTGTATTGGTGGATATCTATGGGTTAGGGGTGTTGATCACCGGGAAAAGCGGAGTCGGTAAAAGTGAGACAGCCCTGGAATTGGTGAAACGGGGCCATCGTCTCGTAGCCGATGACTGCGTCGAAATCAGGCAGGAAGACCAAGATACGCTAGTAGGGAATGCCCCGGATTTAATCGAGCATCTTCTTGAAATAAGAGGGTTGGGAATCATTAATGTAATGACACTTTTTGGAGCTGGTGCAGTCCGGAGCAACAAAAAGATCTCAATCGTCATCAATCTGGAACTATGGGAAAAAAACAAGCAGTATGACCGGGTTGGTCTTGATGAAGAAAAAATGAAAATCATCGATACGGAAGTGACGAAAATTACCGTACCTGTCCGTCCAGGGCGAAATTTAGCTGTTATCATTGAAGTGGCAGCCATGAATTACCGCCTGAAACGAATGGGAGTAAATGCTGCGGAACAGTTTTCAGATCGCTTGAACCATGCCATTGCAGATCCGGAACATGATGAATTTTAA
- a CDS encoding DUF4097 family beta strand repeat-containing protein, with protein MQEERKKILEMIQDGKLSAEEAMGLLEELDKASQESEAKEQKLQNELSTVVVDKKSEGSTQDTFKKNIQSSKEKIIDFVESAFKKIKETDLDFNFGKSVEVSHIFQHDHDFLNEVDVDIANGKIKIAAWDHNDVRVECEAKVYRVEDIEEARKNFLEEVDFKIENGKLRFKVREKSIKVDTIMYIPRKEYEDIHIRMFNGAITTESLKSENLKAKTANGAIHIMQGTGDSCELETANGMITIADTNFNDLEAETLNGAINADGYFKKLDVQTFNGEIICTNSGMDCDSIHAKSITGKVQLTLPPGKAIEGELKSNLGSFNVTLEGMTIIEEKSDVVQKVLKFKTVKEEVPVLHVFAETKTAAITVS; from the coding sequence ATGCAGGAGGAAAGAAAGAAAATCTTAGAAATGATTCAGGATGGAAAGTTATCAGCGGAAGAAGCCATGGGCTTATTGGAAGAATTAGATAAAGCCAGTCAGGAAAGTGAAGCTAAAGAGCAGAAATTGCAAAATGAATTATCGACGGTAGTCGTGGATAAGAAAAGCGAGGGAAGCACTCAGGATACGTTTAAGAAGAATATCCAGTCATCGAAAGAAAAGATTATTGATTTCGTTGAAAGTGCTTTTAAGAAAATCAAAGAAACGGACCTTGATTTCAATTTTGGGAAATCTGTGGAGGTCAGTCATATTTTCCAGCATGACCATGATTTCCTGAATGAAGTTGATGTGGATATAGCAAATGGAAAAATAAAAATCGCCGCATGGGACCATAATGATGTCCGGGTTGAATGCGAAGCTAAGGTATATCGTGTGGAAGATATAGAAGAAGCCAGGAAGAACTTTTTGGAAGAAGTCGATTTCAAGATTGAAAATGGAAAATTGAGGTTCAAGGTTCGTGAAAAATCCATAAAGGTTGATACGATCATGTACATTCCAAGGAAGGAATATGAGGATATCCATATAAGGATGTTCAATGGGGCAATCACGACTGAATCATTGAAATCAGAGAACCTTAAAGCGAAGACGGCGAATGGTGCCATTCATATCATGCAGGGTACGGGTGATTCGTGTGAGCTTGAAACAGCTAACGGGATGATCACCATTGCGGATACCAACTTTAATGACTTGGAAGCCGAGACCTTGAATGGAGCGATTAATGCCGATGGATACTTCAAGAAATTGGATGTCCAAACTTTCAATGGGGAAATCATCTGTACGAATTCAGGGATGGATTGTGATTCGATCCATGCTAAGTCAATCACTGGAAAAGTCCAGCTGACCCTGCCGCCAGGGAAGGCGATCGAAGGAGAGTTGAAATCAAATTTAGGAAGCTTTAATGTAACTTTGGAAGGGATGACCATCATCGAAGAGAAAAGTGATGTGGTTCAGAAGGTCCTTAAGTTTAAGACCGTTAAGGAAGAAGTTCCTGTGCTTCATGTTTTTGCAGAAACCAAGACTGCAGCGATAACGGTCTCCTGA
- the uvrA gene encoding excinuclease ABC subunit UvrA, whose translation MAMDKIVIKGARANNLKNIDITIPRDKLVVLTGLSGSGKSSLAFDTIYAEGQRRYVESLSAYARQFLGQVDKPDVDAIEGLSPAISIDQKTTSRNPRSTVGTVTEIYDYLRLLFARVGRPTCPIHNIEITSQTIEQMVDRILDYPERTKLQVLAPLVSGRKGTHAKVLEEVKKQGYVRIRVNGEMHDLSEEITLEKNKKHSIEVIIDRIVIKEGIMARLADSLESALQLGEGKVIIDVMGEEELLFSEHHACPYCGFSIEELEPRMFSFNSPFGACPDCDGLGARLEVDRDLVIPNNELSLRQHAIAPWEPTSSQYYPQLLEAVANHYGIDMDVPVKDLPEEKMDKVLLGSGKDKIYFRYKNDFGRVQEGYIPFEGVLRNIERRFKETSSDYIREQMQKYMSEHHCPTCKGHRLKKESLSVLIQGVHISETTALSVEDALVFFDELDLTEKEAAIARLILREIRERLGFLANVGLEYLTLSRAAGTLSGGEAQRIRLATQIGSRLTGVLYILDEPSIGLHQRDNDRLIETLKNMREIGNTLIVVEHDEDTMIAADYLIDVGPGAGAHGGEIVAAGTPEEVMNNPKSLTGQYLAGKKFIPLPLERRKNDGRVIEMKGAKENNLKNVNVKFPLGVFTAVTGVSGSGKSTLVNEILHKSLAQKLNRAKARPGDFREIKGIEHLDKVIDIDQSPIGRTPRSNPATYTGVFDDVRDVFASTNEAKIRGYKKGRFSFNVKGGRCEACRGDGIIKIEMHFLPDVYVPCEICHGKRYNRETLEVKYKGKNISDILDMTVEEGVSFFENIPKIKRKLQTIYDVGLGYIKLGQPATTLSGGEAQRVKLASELHRRSTGRSFYILDEPTTGLHVHDIARLLQVLQRLVDNGDTVLVIEHNLDVIKTADHIIDLGPEGGDKGGTIVTYGTPEKICEVSESYTGKYLKPVLTRDQIRMENWIEEKETQHEHA comes from the coding sequence ATGGCAATGGATAAAATTGTGATAAAAGGCGCCAGGGCCAACAATTTAAAGAATATTGATATCACGATACCGAGAGACAAACTTGTCGTACTGACCGGATTATCCGGATCTGGGAAGTCTTCCTTGGCTTTTGATACGATTTATGCAGAAGGGCAAAGACGTTATGTAGAATCACTGTCCGCTTATGCTCGTCAATTTTTAGGCCAAGTGGATAAACCGGATGTCGATGCGATCGAAGGTTTGTCACCAGCCATTTCCATAGACCAGAAAACGACCAGTCGAAATCCTCGTTCAACCGTAGGGACTGTTACGGAGATCTATGATTATTTAAGGCTGTTATTTGCACGGGTCGGCAGGCCGACCTGTCCGATCCATAATATTGAAATCACCTCACAAACGATTGAGCAAATGGTGGACCGCATTCTTGATTACCCTGAGCGAACCAAGCTTCAGGTATTGGCACCGCTTGTCTCGGGCAGAAAAGGGACACATGCAAAAGTCTTGGAGGAAGTTAAGAAACAAGGATATGTCCGCATTCGTGTGAATGGGGAAATGCATGATCTCAGCGAGGAGATCACTCTCGAAAAAAATAAAAAGCATTCAATTGAAGTCATCATAGACCGGATCGTCATTAAAGAGGGTATCATGGCGCGGCTCGCAGATTCATTGGAAAGTGCTTTGCAGCTTGGCGAAGGCAAAGTCATCATTGACGTCATGGGTGAGGAAGAGCTGCTGTTCAGTGAGCATCATGCTTGTCCATACTGCGGATTTTCGATTGAAGAGTTAGAGCCGAGAATGTTCTCCTTCAATAGCCCTTTTGGAGCATGCCCGGATTGTGATGGCTTGGGGGCGAGGCTTGAGGTGGACCGTGATCTGGTCATCCCGAATAACGAATTAAGCCTCCGCCAACATGCGATTGCGCCATGGGAGCCGACGAGTTCTCAATATTATCCGCAGCTGCTTGAAGCGGTAGCCAACCATTATGGGATAGATATGGATGTGCCCGTTAAAGATTTACCGGAAGAGAAGATGGATAAGGTCTTGCTTGGTTCAGGTAAAGATAAGATATATTTCCGTTATAAAAATGATTTTGGAAGAGTGCAAGAAGGATATATTCCTTTTGAAGGAGTTTTAAGAAACATCGAAAGGCGCTTCAAGGAGACGAGTTCAGACTATATTCGTGAGCAAATGCAGAAATATATGTCAGAACATCACTGTCCGACCTGTAAGGGTCATCGATTAAAAAAAGAGAGTCTTTCCGTCCTCATTCAAGGGGTCCATATAAGTGAAACGACAGCTTTATCAGTGGAAGATGCGTTAGTATTTTTCGATGAGCTTGATTTGACTGAAAAGGAAGCGGCAATTGCGAGATTGATTCTACGTGAAATTCGAGAGCGGCTCGGTTTCCTGGCTAATGTAGGTTTGGAATATTTGACGTTGAGCAGGGCAGCGGGAACATTATCAGGCGGTGAGGCGCAGCGTATACGATTGGCTACGCAGATCGGTTCCCGATTGACGGGAGTACTCTATATTTTGGATGAACCTTCAATAGGGCTGCATCAGAGGGATAACGATCGATTGATCGAAACATTGAAGAATATGCGCGAAATCGGGAACACCCTGATTGTTGTCGAGCATGATGAAGATACGATGATTGCTGCGGACTATTTGATAGATGTTGGTCCTGGAGCAGGAGCGCATGGAGGGGAAATAGTGGCCGCTGGTACTCCGGAAGAGGTCATGAATAACCCTAAATCCTTAACGGGCCAATATTTAGCAGGGAAGAAATTCATTCCACTGCCATTGGAACGCCGGAAAAATGATGGTCGTGTCATTGAGATGAAAGGTGCCAAGGAAAATAATTTGAAAAACGTTAATGTGAAATTCCCGCTTGGAGTCTTTACAGCCGTTACAGGAGTCTCTGGATCAGGGAAAAGTACATTAGTGAATGAGATCCTCCATAAATCGTTGGCTCAGAAGCTGAATCGGGCAAAAGCCAGACCAGGAGATTTCCGTGAGATCAAGGGAATTGAGCATTTGGATAAAGTCATTGATATCGATCAATCACCGATCGGCAGAACCCCACGATCGAATCCAGCTACCTACACGGGTGTATTCGATGATGTTCGTGACGTATTTGCCTCGACTAATGAAGCGAAGATCCGCGGTTATAAAAAAGGAAGGTTCAGTTTCAATGTGAAGGGCGGACGCTGTGAAGCATGCCGTGGTGATGGCATTATCAAGATTGAAATGCATTTTCTTCCAGATGTCTATGTCCCATGTGAAATCTGTCATGGGAAACGTTATAACCGGGAAACTCTTGAAGTGAAATATAAAGGGAAAAACATTTCCGACATTCTCGATATGACAGTTGAGGAAGGCGTTAGCTTCTTTGAAAATATCCCAAAAATCAAACGGAAGCTACAAACGATTTATGATGTTGGTTTGGGTTATATCAAGCTAGGGCAGCCTGCTACCACTTTATCAGGCGGTGAAGCGCAAAGGGTGAAACTTGCTTCAGAATTGCATCGCCGTTCCACTGGTCGCTCCTTTTATATCTTGGATGAACCAACTACCGGACTTCATGTCCACGATATAGCAAGGCTGCTCCAGGTTCTGCAGCGGCTGGTTGACAATGGGGATACAGTTTTGGTGATCGAGCATAATCTGGATGTCATCAAGACGGCGGACCATATTATTGACCTGGGTCCGGAAGGCGGAGATAAGGGCGGTACGATCGTCACTTATGGAACTCCTGAAAAAATATGTGAGGTTTCCGAATCATATACGGGAAAATACTTAAAACCTGTACTTACCCGTGATCAAATTCGCATGGAAAATTGGATAGAAGAAAAAGAAACTCAGCATGAACATGCATAA
- the uvrB gene encoding excinuclease ABC subunit UvrB, translating to MKDKFELVSKYSPQGDQPAAIEMLVEGIKEGKEMQTLLGATGTGKTFTVSNVIQKINKPTLVIAHNKTLAGQLYSEFKEFFPNNAVEYFVSYYDYYQPEAYVPSTDTFIEKDASINDEIDKLRHSATSSLFERKDVIIIASVSCIYGLGSPEEYREMVVSLRTGMEIDRNALLHRLVDIQYERNDIAFQRGTFRVRGDVVEIFPASRDEHCVRVEFFGDEIDRIREVDALTGEITGEREHIAIFPASHFVTREEKMRIAIQNIETELEERLKELREDEKLLEAQRLEQRTRYDLEMMREMGFCSGIENYSRHLTLRPPGATPYTLMDYFPEDFLLVVDESHVTLSQVRGMFNGDQARKQVLVDHGFRLPSAKDNRPLRFEEFEKKVHQSIFVSATPGPYELEHTPEMVQQIIRPTGLLDPTVEVRPIEGQIDDLIGEIQERVKKNERVLITTLTKKMSEDLTDYLKEIGIKVQYLHSEVKTLERIEIIRELRMGKYDVLVGINLLREGLDIPEVSLVTILDADKEGFLRSERSLIQTMGRAARNANGHVIMYADRITNSMELAINETRRRREIQEDYNKEHGIMPQTIQKDIRDSIRATHVAEEGEEYKEDLAPSLAKLPKKERLKVMESMEKEMKEAAKALDFERAAELRDLLLELKAEG from the coding sequence GTGAAGGATAAGTTTGAGTTAGTCTCAAAATACTCTCCTCAAGGAGATCAACCGGCAGCGATTGAAATGCTGGTCGAAGGGATTAAGGAAGGCAAGGAAATGCAGACGTTATTGGGGGCGACGGGGACAGGGAAAACGTTCACCGTTTCCAATGTGATTCAAAAAATCAATAAACCGACTCTTGTCATTGCCCACAATAAAACGTTGGCAGGGCAGCTTTACAGTGAGTTCAAAGAGTTCTTCCCTAATAATGCCGTTGAATACTTCGTTAGCTATTATGATTACTACCAGCCAGAGGCTTATGTTCCATCCACGGATACATTCATCGAAAAAGATGCAAGCATCAATGATGAAATCGATAAACTGCGTCACTCGGCAACCTCATCTTTGTTCGAAAGGAAAGATGTCATCATCATTGCCAGCGTTTCGTGCATATATGGACTCGGTTCCCCTGAAGAGTACCGGGAGATGGTCGTTTCCCTCCGGACAGGCATGGAAATAGACCGGAATGCCTTGCTGCACAGACTCGTGGATATTCAATATGAGAGGAATGATATTGCTTTCCAACGGGGGACCTTCCGCGTTCGCGGCGACGTGGTCGAAATTTTCCCGGCTTCACGTGATGAACATTGCGTACGGGTCGAGTTTTTCGGAGATGAGATTGACCGCATCCGTGAAGTTGATGCCCTGACTGGTGAAATTACTGGTGAACGGGAACATATCGCCATTTTCCCGGCTTCCCACTTCGTAACCCGCGAAGAGAAAATGCGGATAGCCATTCAAAATATCGAAACGGAACTGGAAGAGCGATTGAAGGAATTAAGGGAAGATGAAAAACTCCTTGAAGCACAGCGCTTGGAGCAGCGGACCCGTTATGATTTGGAAATGATGCGGGAAATGGGCTTTTGTTCAGGGATCGAGAACTATTCCCGCCATTTAACCCTTCGTCCCCCAGGTGCGACACCATACACTTTAATGGATTACTTTCCAGAGGACTTCCTATTGGTCGTGGATGAATCACACGTAACCCTTTCACAAGTCCGCGGAATGTTCAATGGAGATCAGGCGCGGAAGCAAGTGCTCGTCGATCATGGCTTCCGTCTGCCTTCTGCAAAAGATAACCGCCCGCTAAGATTTGAGGAATTTGAAAAAAAGGTACATCAATCCATATTCGTTTCGGCAACTCCGGGACCATATGAACTCGAACATACGCCAGAAATGGTTCAGCAGATCATCCGTCCTACCGGATTGCTGGATCCGACGGTGGAAGTGCGGCCGATTGAAGGGCAGATAGATGACTTGATCGGTGAAATACAGGAGCGCGTCAAAAAGAACGAGCGTGTGCTCATTACGACCTTGACGAAAAAGATGTCTGAGGATTTAACTGATTATTTAAAGGAAATCGGCATCAAGGTCCAATATCTTCATTCGGAAGTTAAGACCTTGGAAAGGATAGAAATCATCCGGGAACTTCGAATGGGCAAATATGATGTACTCGTTGGAATCAACCTTTTAAGGGAAGGCCTGGATATACCGGAAGTGTCGTTGGTGACCATTCTGGATGCCGATAAGGAAGGGTTCCTTCGCTCGGAACGTTCGCTTATTCAAACGATGGGCCGTGCAGCCCGTAATGCCAACGGTCACGTCATCATGTATGCAGACCGCATCACGAATTCGATGGAACTTGCCATCAATGAAACGAGGCGGCGCCGTGAAATCCAGGAAGATTATAATAAAGAGCATGGAATAATGCCTCAAACCATTCAAAAGGATATCCGTGACTCCATAAGGGCGACACATGTAGCCGAAGAAGGCGAAGAGTATAAAGAAGACCTTGCGCCAAGCCTCGCGAAGCTCCCTAAAAAAGAGCGTTTAAAAGTGATGGAGAGCATGGAAAAAGAAATGAAGGAAGCGGCAAAAGCACTGGATTTCGAGCGAGCTGCCGAGCTGCGTGATTTATTACTAGAGTTGAAAGCGGAAGGGTGA
- a CDS encoding CsbA family protein, which produces MIKLLSALFLPCLLVMLFSRVTYNNVVGLVLTVALITASAYKGYTHTNLLIIVDALSLTVGFWLSKRMMKRTSKSA; this is translated from the coding sequence ATGATTAAACTTCTTTCTGCCCTTTTCCTTCCTTGTCTACTTGTCATGCTATTTTCAAGAGTCACCTATAACAATGTTGTGGGTCTTGTTTTAACTGTTGCCTTGATTACAGCTTCCGCATATAAAGGTTATACGCATACAAACTTATTGATCATCGTGGATGCCTTATCCCTGACAGTGGGATTTTGGTTATCAAAAAGAATGATGAAACGTACATCCAAGAGCGCCTGA
- a CDS encoding catalase — protein sequence MFLSDKSKKPNDESKETLTNRQGHPVTNNQSLRTVGNRGPSTLENYDFLEKISHFDRERIPERVVHARGAGAHGYFVPTGKAGDEPISKYTRAKVFQEEGKKTPVFVRFSSVIHGGTSPETLRDPRGFAVKFYTEDGNWDLVGNNLKIFFIRDAMKFPDLIHAFKPDPVTNIQDGRRIFDFCSSSPETFHMITFVFSPWGIPANYRMMQGSGVNTYKWVNEEGKAVLVKYHWEPKQGIKNLTQQEANEIQATNFNHATQDLYEAIERGDYPEWDLNVQIMSDDDHPELDFDPLDDTKIWPKDEFPWLHVGTMVLNKNPEDYFTEVEQAAFGTGVLVDGLDFSDDKMLQGRTFSYSDTQRHRVGANYLQLPINAPKKPTATNQTGGQMQYEVGRGSQSPHINYEPSTVGGLKEAKQTGKEYTPMVEGKLVRETIDRQNNTKQAGETFREFEDWEKDDLISNLVAALAPADNRIQEKMIALAEEADEEYGRRLKEGLARASEHTNSSKPLGGTDNPEDAVRKGHEADPY from the coding sequence ATATTTTTGTCTGATAAATCCAAAAAACCAAATGATGAATCGAAAGAAACATTAACGAACAGGCAAGGGCACCCGGTAACGAATAACCAGAGTCTTAGAACTGTGGGAAACAGAGGACCTAGTACACTTGAGAACTATGATTTCCTGGAAAAGATCAGCCACTTCGATAGGGAGCGTATCCCTGAACGGGTGGTGCACGCCCGTGGTGCAGGTGCACATGGTTATTTTGTTCCGACCGGTAAAGCGGGGGACGAGCCTATTTCAAAATATACGAGAGCGAAGGTTTTTCAGGAAGAAGGTAAAAAAACCCCGGTATTCGTGAGATTTTCATCTGTTATTCATGGAGGGACGTCCCCGGAAACGTTACGTGATCCCAGGGGATTTGCCGTTAAATTTTATACGGAGGATGGAAACTGGGATCTTGTAGGCAATAACCTGAAAATTTTCTTTATCCGTGATGCCATGAAATTCCCGGATTTGATTCATGCCTTCAAACCCGATCCGGTCACGAACATTCAGGACGGCAGGAGGATTTTCGATTTTTGCTCGAGCTCACCTGAAACATTCCATATGATTACCTTTGTGTTCTCCCCATGGGGCATTCCAGCTAACTACCGCATGATGCAAGGGTCAGGGGTCAATACTTATAAATGGGTGAATGAGGAAGGGAAAGCGGTGCTTGTCAAGTATCATTGGGAACCGAAACAAGGGATCAAGAACCTGACACAGCAAGAGGCAAATGAAATTCAAGCTACGAATTTCAATCATGCCACACAGGATCTATATGAAGCGATTGAACGCGGGGACTATCCTGAATGGGATCTCAACGTACAGATCATGAGTGATGATGATCATCCTGAGTTGGATTTTGATCCGCTGGATGATACGAAAATCTGGCCGAAAGATGAGTTCCCATGGCTCCATGTCGGTACGATGGTTTTGAATAAAAACCCTGAAGACTATTTCACTGAGGTCGAACAGGCTGCTTTCGGCACCGGTGTCCTAGTGGATGGACTGGACTTTTCTGATGACAAGATGTTACAGGGCCGTACATTCTCTTATTCCGATACACAGCGTCACCGTGTTGGTGCTAATTATCTGCAATTGCCGATTAATGCGCCAAAGAAACCAACTGCCACGAATCAGACTGGCGGACAGATGCAATATGAAGTTGGCAGAGGCAGCCAAAGCCCCCACATCAACTACGAACCATCAACTGTCGGCGGCTTGAAGGAAGCCAAGCAGACGGGCAAGGAGTATACACCTATGGTGGAAGGGAAACTTGTTCGTGAGACAATCGATCGCCAAAACAATACGAAACAGGCTGGTGAAACATTCCGTGAATTCGAGGATTGGGAAAAAGACGATTTAATTTCCAATTTAGTGGCGGCATTGGCTCCTGCCGACAATCGCATTCAGGAAAAAATGATAGCTCTTGCCGAAGAGGCCGATGAAGAGTATGGCCGCAGATTGAAAGAGGGACTGGCACGGGCTTCTGAACATACAAACTCTTCAAAACCTCTGGGCGGGACGGATAACCCTGAGGACGCCGTTAGAAAAGGACATGAAGCGGATCCATATTGA